The following coding sequences are from one Anabas testudineus chromosome 16, fAnaTes1.2, whole genome shotgun sequence window:
- the LOC113170805 gene encoding calcium homeostasis modulator protein 5-like, whose protein sequence is MDNFQTVLRFFMNQKTTIGYSFMALMTIGGERIFSMVSFQCPCNQDQNFAYGMTFLLGPAAVLMIFGLFFSNRLWRLYTGCCLNPIKLCPRGNCFGCTRVLISILTGACVAPVMWLSVALLNGTFYECAVSGLDDKLVVDLFCKNKTWKCREELARVPCGRSQLSNDERMDLLLMFRAQSQVLGWCIIIVATFVGLLGTCYKNCRSKVSYLQLTFWKRYMEKEMERFDAFTVDYATKLAERNLQSFFENKDPAPFPFPNHKAWEEISELYTFSRSEQYYSTLQRYVERADRDFTPERRPVMDLEHGIEMS, encoded by the exons ATGGATAACTTCCAGACTGTCCTGCGTTTCTTCATGAACCAGAAAACCACTATTGGCTACAGCTTCATGGCTCTCATGACTATTGGTGGCGAGCGAATATTCTCCATGGTCTCTTTTCAGTGTCCCTGCAACCAAGATCAGAACTTCGCCTATGGGATGACTTTCCTGCTGGGCCCAGCTGCAGTGCTTATGATCTTTGGTCTGTTCTTCAGCAACCGGTTGTGGCGGCTCTACACTGGCTGCTGCCTCAATCCCATTAAGCTGTGCCCCCGTGGGAACTGCTTTGGCTGCACTAGGGTGTTAATAAGCATCCTCACTGGGGCTTGTGTGGCACCTGTCATGTGGCTCTCTGTGGCCCTGCTCAATGGTACTTTCTATGAGTGTGCCGTCAGTGGTCTCGATGATAAACTAGTGGTGGATCTATTCTGTAAAAACAAGACATGGAAGTGTCGGGAGGAACTGGCTCGTGTGCCCTGTGGCCGGTCCCAGCTATCTAATGATGAGCGCATGGATTTGTTGCTGATGTTCAGGGCCCAGTCACAG GTCCTAGGTTGGTGTATCATCATTGTTGCTACATTTGTAGGCCTCCTGGGTACCTGCTACAAAAACTGTCGCTCTAAAGTCAGCTACCTGCAGCTCACATTCTGGAAGCGTTACATGGAGAAGGAGATGGAGCGCTTTGACGCCTTCACTGTGGACTACGCTACCAAGCTGGCCGAGAGAAACCTACAGAGCTTCTTTGAGAACAAGGATCCTGCTCCATTTCCTTTCCCTAACCACAAGGCATGGGAGGAGATCTCTGAACTCTACACCTTTTCTCGGAGCGAGCAGTATTACAGCACCTTGCAGCGATATGTAGAGAGGGCAGACAGGGACTTCACACCAGAGAGAAGACCTGTGATGGACTTAGAGCATGGGATAGAAATGAGCTAG
- the calhm6 gene encoding calcium homeostasis modulator protein 6 — protein sequence MEKFNTILNIANKQTNLGVGLVALLTAGGEQIFSSAVFRCPCSELNFLYGLVFLLVPALALLLLGYILNKKTWKLLTGMCQHKAKLCRWRKLVATGTVLFQISTTALVAPSSWIAVALLNGNYYECAMTGTNVTTFNKHLCGDKKSQDQCEKELYRFPCGRGTSVPQADREDIMLTLKAQSQILGWLLIASIMLSSLLLNCVARCSSPISYLQLKFWRAYIQEESDLMDSYTTKHAKELAERNLTSFFKQSEPANIITPSNKDWERISNLYKFSTKDQYYSTLQQYVENCHMSDGKMMRTVSVKSTESNDNTPAVLNFVDEGRMVL from the exons ATGGAGAAGTTTAACACAATCTTGAACATTGCTAACAAGCAGACAAACCTTGGTGTTGGCTTGGTCGCCTTGCTGACAGCAGGAGGAGAGCAGATCTTCTCCTCTGCAGTGTTCAGGTGTCCTTGCAGCGAGCTGAACTTCCTCTACGGCCTGGTGTTCTTGCTGGTTCCCGCTctagctctgctgctgctgggttaCATCCTGAATAAGAAGACGTGGAAGCTGTTGACAGGCATGTGCCAGCATAAGGCTAAGCTGTGTAGATGGAGGAAGCTTGTAGCCACTGGGACAGTCCTCTTCCAGATCAGCACCACTGCACTGGTGGCACCTTCCAGTTGGATAGCTGTGGCCCTTCTAAACGGGAACTACTATGAGTGTGCAATGACCGGTACCAATGTGACCACTTTCAACAAGCATCTGTGTGGCGATAAGAAATCTCAGGACCAGTGTGAGAAGGAGCTGTACAGGTTCCCCTGTGGGAGAGGCACCAGTGTACCACAAGCTGACAGAGAGGATATTATGCTCACGCTGAAAGCTCAGTCCCAG ATCCTGGGTTGGCTGCTAATTGCCTCCATCATGCTGTCCAGCTTGCTGCTGAACTGTGTGGCTCGATGCAGCTCCCCCATCAGCTACCTGCAGCTCAAGTTCTGGAGGGCATATATTCAAGAGGAGAGCGACCTGATGGATTCATACACGACTAAACATGCAAAAGAGCTTGCAGAGAGGAACCTGACAAGTTTCTTTAAACAGTCAGAACCTGCCAACATCATCACCCCTTCCAACAAAGACTGGGAGAGGATCTCCAACCTCTACAAGTTTAGCACCAAAGACCAGTACTACAGCACCTTGCAGCAGTATGTGGAGAACTGCCACATGTCTGATGGCAAGATGATGAGGACAGTCTCAGTCAAATCAACTGAGAGCAATGACAACACCCCTGCTGTTCTTAATTTTGTGGATGAAGGAAGAATGGTACTGTAA